A window of the Lolium perenne isolate Kyuss_39 chromosome 7, Kyuss_2.0, whole genome shotgun sequence genome harbors these coding sequences:
- the LOC127314924 gene encoding NADH dehydrogenase [ubiquinone] iron-sulfur protein 6, mitochondrial, producing the protein MATATRRLLPTLLRTLAGTGQAGAARGLATEKAVGAAAVVGSHTAKWMQDTSKKSPMELINEVPPIKVEGRIVCCEGDKNPALGHPIEYICLDLDEPAVCKYCGLRYVQDHHH; encoded by the exons ATGGCGACCGCGACGAGGAGGCTGCTCCCGACGCTCCTCAGAACCCTAGCCGGTACCGGCCAAGCCGGCGCGGCGCGGGGCCTCGCAACAGAGAAGGCGGTCGGCGCTGCGGCCGTCGTCGGCAGTCACACCGCCAAGTGGATGCAG GACACAAGCAAGAAATCTCCAATGGAACTGATCAATGAGGTGCCACCGATCAAGGTTGAAGGGCGGATTGTTTGTTGTGAAGGAG ATAAAAACCCTGCCCTTGGCCATCCAATTGAGTATATCTGCCTTGATCTGGATGAACCTGCCGTGTGCAAATACTGTGGCCTTCGCTATgttcaagaccaccatcactaa
- the LOC127314925 gene encoding secretory carrier-associated membrane protein 5-like has protein sequence MSPSTNSLEGENINPTANGEASAPAPAKKSWIPGGFGGSGKHGATIDIPLYDPKKREKELLSWEEDLKRRERDIIQRENAMDRAGVTVEVKNWPPFFPIIHHDIANEIPIHAHKLQYSAFASWLGIVVCLSWNVFAVSVESIHGEDIVLFLLAVIYAIFGCPLSYILWYRPLYQAMRTDSMVTFGQFFVFYSMHVGFCVIAAIAPPIIFMGKTLTGILVAIEVFNGDMIVGVLYLIGFVLFTVESMMSIWVLERVYMYFRGHR, from the exons ATGTCTCCTAGCACCAATTCGCTCGAAGGAGAGAATATCAATCCAACCGCG AATGGAgaagcatcagcaccagctccggCAAAGAAATCCTGGATCCCAGGGGGCTTTGGAGGCAGCGGCAAGCATGGCGCCACCATCGACATCCCACTATAT GATCCAAAGAAGCGGGAGAAAGAGCTCTTATCATGGGAGGAGGATTTGAAGAGGAGGGAGCGG GATATCATACAAAGGGAGAATGCAATGGACAGAG CCGGTGTCACTGTTGAAGTGAAAAATTGGCCACCATTTTTCCCCATCATACATCATGATATAGCCAACGAAATACCAATCCATGCCCATAAGTTGCAATATTCAGCCTTTGCTAGCTGGCTAG GAATTGTTGTATGTCTCAGTTGGAATGTATTTGCTGTATCGGTGGAATCAATTCATGGGGAAG ATATTGTTCTTTTTCTGCTCGCTGTCATCTATGCGATATTTGGTTGTCCTCTTTCATACATACTATGGTACAGGCCTCTGTACCAGGCCATGAG AACTGATAGCATGGTGACCTTCGGCCAATTTTTCGTCTTCTACTCG ATGCATGTTGGATTTTGCGTTATTGCTGCAATTGCTCCTCCAATAATATTCATGGGGAAAACTCTTAC GGGAATTCTTGTTGCTATCGAGGTTTTTAATGGAGATATGATTGTTGGG GTACTTTATCTAATTGGATTTGTATTGTTCACTGTAGAATCGATGATGAGCATTTGGGTGCTTGAG AGAGTATACATGTATTTCAGAGGGCACCGATGA